The Phycisphaerae bacterium sequence GATCGCCCGCTGCACGCACGAATTGCTCGACCTGGAGCCGCGGGCGTTCGTGCGCGACGTGCTGCTTCGCCACTTCCAGGTCCGCTACATTGTGGAAGGGCCGAACTTCCGCTTCGGGCACGACCGGGCCGGCAGCATCGATCTGCTCGTGGCGATGCAGCGTGAATACGGATTCGAGGCTGTCAAGCGGGAGCCGATCCGGGTGGATCTGCCCGGCCGCGGTGGCGTGATGCTCTCGAGCAGCCTGGTCCGCCGGCTGCTCCAGGAAGGCTCCGTTGATCTGGCCGCCCGGTGCCTCGGGCGGCCCTATGAACTGATCGGCGAAGTGGTCTCGGGCGACGGCCGCGGCAGGGCGCTGGGGTTCCCCACCGCCAACCTGCAAACGCCGCAACTGTTGCCCGCCTCCGGCGTCTACGCTGCGCGGGCGCGGATCGACGGCGTTGACCACCAAGCCGCGGTGCACCTGGGTCCGGCGCCGACGTTTGAACACTCGCACCACGGACCGGAAGTGTACGTGTTGGATTTCGACGGCGACCTCTACGGCCGGCGGCTTGGCGTCAAGCTCATTCGGCGCATCCGCGGCACCGAGAGGTTCGCCGACGCAGCGGCTCTGGTGGAACGGATGCGGCGGGACGTGCGCGAGGTGCGAAGCGTCCTGGCTGAATGCAACTCGTCTCGCAAGGAAAACACCGACGATCATGGCGCCTGATTTCGACGACATCATCCGTGTGCTGGCGGACCATCAGCGGTTCCTGCTGATCCCTCACGACCGGGCCGATGGCGACGCGTGCGGCAGCATGCTCGCTTTGGCTTTGGCCCTGGAGAAGGCGGGCAAGGAGGTCCACACGCTGTTGCTCAACTCGATGGGCAGCCGATACGCGTTCATATTCGAGGACTGCCGCGTGCCGATCCTCGGACAGGATGTTCAGCCCGATTCGCTGCCGGAGGTCGACGTGGCGCTGGTCATCGATACCTCCGCCATGCGGCAACTAAGCCCGATCGCCGACTGGCTTATGCGATTTGGCGGCCTGATCGCCACCATTGACCATCACGAGCCGGGTGATCTGCCGGCACGGGTGGCCTGTATCGACGAGGCGTCGCCGGCGGCGGGAATCATCATCGCGCGGTTGCTGGAGCGGCTCGGCTGGCTCGAAGGGCCACAAATCGCCCGCTATCTGCTGATCGCCGTCGCCACCGACACCGGATGGTTCAGCTACAACAACGTGACGCCGGAGTGCTTCACGTGGGCCGGCCGGTTCGGCGCGATGGGCGCCGACCTGCACGAGTTGTACGAACGGCTGTTTCTCTCCGAGCCGCCCGAGCGGTTCAAACTGGTGGCCCAGACGCTCTGCTCAGCCGAACTGCTGGCCGACGATAGCCTCGTGGTCTTTACCCTCACCCGCAAGGACTTTGCCGAGACGGGCGCTTCGGACGCCATGACCGAGAACCTGATCGACCTGTCGGGCCGGCTGCGGACCATGTCGGTGGGCGTGCTGTTTGTCGAGGGCCAGGACGGATCGGTGCGGATCAGCCTGCGCTCGCGGCGCGATTTCAACGTGCATGAATTCGCCCAGATCTTCGGCGGAGGCGGCCATCGCCAAGCCGCGGGCATCCGCCTGACCGGCTCGCTCGACGAGGTCAAGCAAACAGTGCTCGCCAAGCTGATCGAACGGCTGACGGAAAACCGGGCGGGCCAGGCGTATAATCCCTAAAGCCGGGCCGGTTGCGGCAGGATATGCGGCCGGCGGGACGGAGCGTTACGTGATCTTTCTGGTTATCGTCGTACTCGGTTCGCTGCTGGTGGTCGAACACTTCGACACCGGCTGGGTGCTGCTGCTCGGGCCGTCGGGCCCGTTCGCGGTGTTCTTCAGCTTTCTGGCCCTGATCCTGATTATGACGCGGCTGGCCCAGCTTCGGGCCTCCGACGCGCTGGACGAATCGGGCGGCTCGATCATCCGGCTTCAGTCGCTCTACTCGCGCTGCCAGCGGCTGCTGATCGCCCTGGCCGCCGTCGCCCACTTCGGCTTGGTGTTCGGCACGCAATGGCCGCAATACTGCACCGACCTGGTGGGCCGGTACGCCGCCGGACTGGACGAGCTGCTGATGCTGGTCCCGTTCCTGGTGCTGATCTCGGTGGGCTACATGAAGCTTTATCCGGTCGACCGGCTGATCCGCCAGGGCTT is a genomic window containing:
- the ribF gene encoding riboflavin biosynthesis protein RibF; protein product: MRVIHGLENLGAAVGPVAMTIGNFDGLHLGHQDIIRQVVSLAGSQGLVPTVLTFEYHPLRLLAPDRAPGLLMPMEQKLERLEELGPKLVVIARCTHELLDLEPRAFVRDVLLRHFQVRYIVEGPNFRFGHDRAGSIDLLVAMQREYGFEAVKREPIRVDLPGRGGVMLSSSLVRRLLQEGSVDLAARCLGRPYELIGEVVSGDGRGRALGFPTANLQTPQLLPASGVYAARARIDGVDHQAAVHLGPAPTFEHSHHGPEVYVLDFDGDLYGRRLGVKLIRRIRGTERFADAAALVERMRRDVREVRSVLAECNSSRKENTDDHGA
- a CDS encoding bifunctional oligoribonuclease/PAP phosphatase NrnA — protein: MAPDFDDIIRVLADHQRFLLIPHDRADGDACGSMLALALALEKAGKEVHTLLLNSMGSRYAFIFEDCRVPILGQDVQPDSLPEVDVALVIDTSAMRQLSPIADWLMRFGGLIATIDHHEPGDLPARVACIDEASPAAGIIIARLLERLGWLEGPQIARYLLIAVATDTGWFSYNNVTPECFTWAGRFGAMGADLHELYERLFLSEPPERFKLVAQTLCSAELLADDSLVVFTLTRKDFAETGASDAMTENLIDLSGRLRTMSVGVLFVEGQDGSVRISLRSRRDFNVHEFAQIFGGGGHRQAAGIRLTGSLDEVKQTVLAKLIERLTENRAGQAYNP